ggtttgcagacccgcatgatcacttcacatgttagggaaataaatttaaaatcaatctaaactgcttgccaaacatttttcaaaataaaaagaaatgtatcgaaagggcattagaggaatctagtgtaaccaagtccccgtacccatactCTCTAgttcgtaagagtaaagtaagcctctcgttactttacttgggtttctaatcgacccaccaaaaatagattagtgacgactcctaatttaaaatcaatcgcatgttaagaacttgaacttaagtcgcgaattgatatgggctttgaagagctcgagttaagtctaggcttaacaatccattagccaaactttaGGTGgatcacacccgaaaaattggtcaaCACTAGGGTTGGTTGAGTTCGCATGACCCCAAGCAAGTAGTCCTCAAGGGAGGCTCGATGGCAACGTCACACGAGACTTCATAGTAAAGAATGatgattataaaattaaaatgtccaaaatttagcaaatgcaaacttggaattaaaaaaattcacaatcaTTTCGAAAATGCTCAAAACACAAAACTAGTTGGACTTGCATTGAGCTAAGGGCATTGGAGGATTTTGGTAATACAATGCATCTCCTAGGAGTTCCCTAGAAAAGTTGTCAAATACCTTAGAATTTGTCGAATGTCCTTTAGGCTACATTTGATCATATGGGCTTCTAGCCAAGATAAGAAAAGctaagataagatataaaatctaaaaatgttaTCATATCTTATCTGTTATTTCATAAATTGCGGCAAGAAAGTTGAATGGTTTTACATCTTGTCTTTATCTATTGTTTGGTATAAACATTTTATCAATGCAAACGAACCCAATAAGGCATAAACAAAGATAGCTAGAATATCTCAAATGCACAAATAgagataaaattcataaaaaaaaatccataaatgTACAATTTAAATCGTAAAGAACAAAAGAGTTTCACTGCGGTATTCAGGAGTCACAAGTTCAACTATGACAAGAAATGTAAACTGCATAGAGCAATATCTATAAGGTAGATCAATCAACGAATGCCAAATctaataagataaagaagacaTAACCATTCACTTTCGTGATTCTGAAATGTTTTGTGCTTCTACACTATCGCCTACTTCAATTATATTtacttatatatttattttctttttatttatattttcattcccATCCATCATttcttaataaaattttattaaatagtaaattatgCTAAAATACCTAGAATATGTTAGGTTAGAAAGAAATTCaactatataaatataaatataaaaaattattgttattttgaaattaatattaGACATTAAATATTATGTATATTAATTGTTATTtcgattttattaatttaagaagtttattaTTCAAGAAATATAGCTTTTATCCCAcctcatttaagaaatattttaatCCATATTATATCCTTATTATATCATTGTCATGTCTTGAACAAAAACCAAACACAAGATATAACATCacatcctgaattttatctTAACTATTAAACGTAACCAGATTAAAAGTCACATCcaaagctaaaccaaacacttgGTCCTCTCTTATTTGTCATTATTTCTTACACCTATTTTCTAGTTTTCTTTAGGCCAACCACTTTTTCATAAGTAGTGaaaaaatcctctctctctcttttttcccaaaaaaagacTACAAAAACCTATAATCGAGTTATGTGTTTCTCTTAATGGGTGGATGAGCACTGGGTGAACTAGGAGTACTCAAAAATATTACCATGAGAATTTTATGGATAAATGAATGCAAATGTTTCCTTTAGCTCATAAtttctttatgttcttttcaTAATCCATCATTATTGTTGATCAAGAAGTTGGACACTACGAGACAAAACTCATGAATTCCCCACAACATTCCACCTATCTACAAACATGTGGGAGCTAGATCCCAACTGCCAAACTATTTAACATAACTATTTATGACCCGATTGGATTTGTCTATGATAGACTTACTATTGGCTCAATCCACTGCCATTTGTTCCAACTTTGATACCAAGATAGAAATAAGGACTACTTTCTATGAGAGAAGAAAGaccagaaaagagaagaaggtaGTGACGgtgaaaaatataatgaaaacaGAGAACTTATTAAAATTGTGTATCAATTTCTAGGTTGCGTATTgtataattaattataattgatctaatagaatatttaaatataaaatcacaatttcatttaataactttagtttttagaacaaaatctcacatgataacAGAGTAGAAGATGctgaattcaaatttttccaaaccCCCATCGGCTTCCttaatgaaatatttcttgCTTGCTTCTAAGATAAAAAGACCAGATTAAACATGAAAAGGTTAAtagaatattcaaatattaaacCATGTTTTCATCTAACAGTTTCCTACCAAATCTACATGGTTTCGAATAGGTTAATCTAACAGTTTCCTACCAAATCTACATGGTTTCAGAATAGGTTATCTTGAGTTTAAATCATTCCATGCATCTATTTACCTCCTCAATTACGTATTTCCATACTTTAAGCTATGGATGCATGAAGGGGATCGCTAGAATATTTAATATGAAAtcacaattttatttaataacttaaacttttagaatagttgacgGTTATCTTATAAATCCTCACACTTATAACCATTAAAGTCTAGCATTATTTGTTTGATACTCACATTCGCAATATGCATAGCAAACAAAACGAGGCAAGGAAGGGAAGTTgcatttaaagaagaaatgatcCCTCTCATCCTCTATGTGAATGGTACGGAAATCCACTTTTACCAATCTTGACTAGCAAGCTTATCAAGTTAGAGTAGCCTATCTTTTCTTCATATTGGAAATATAgtgattttttgtttgttaatTTTGATGGTGTAATTCCATAATATGAAGcttattagattttttttttaccactcAATATGGAGGTTGAGAGATAATTTAGCACCAATTCGcttatttatttctattcctgTCTACCCTCAAGTAATTCGTCTCTCTACATGAGCATATATGAGGATTTCATTTACTAGTTTGAAAAAATCAGGTCAATCATATTTCCTTTAGAAAATGGTCTCAAATcaatatatttgtaacaaatttaccttaaactaattttggGGTCACCAAAAAACTTACACCAGTAcctttgtgacaaatttacttcaactaattttttgtcataaaaaatctcaaactgatgtacttgtgacatatttactcttCATTAGCTTTCATAAAATTTTGCCATgaaattattgagttgaataATACATGGCAATAACTCAATCAGCATAACAAGTCTATGTGGAAATCCACATCAATTTGGGGTAGCTTATTATAGaggtactagtttggggtttttggtaacccaaaaattagtttgggataaatttatcacaagtatataagttttgggtttttcgtgGCATTTACCCTGTAGAGAAAAGAAGTATTGAAATTTATACTAGCTCAGCTAAATGACTAATTATGACAAGACTTAATATAAAAGCTCTTAAGGAAATTGATGATTGAAATTACTCATGGAGCACCAAAGAgttaaaaacaaaatgaaaattaacgaTAGTGTTTCCTCACTATTCGAAGAAGCTATAAGCACAGTAAGTCGAATCCAAGTTTCGAGCAAGGGATGAACCGCGATTAATATGATGTTTGGAATGAGGGTTCATTGGCTATTCTTTCAtgatcatttccaattttgggtGACTCTACCTTTCGTTTATCTTTCTTTGCTTTAAAAGTGTCTGTACATGTTTACTACAATTACATTCACCTCAAGCCCGTAACTAGTGTCAATAATTTGGATAGGATCACCTGAACCTATTAAAGACCCTAATAGCCCGACCAATTGatgattcaattttatttttcccagaATTTTGATGTACTAAAGTATTTTTTGGGTGACAAAAACTATATGTATCTTCTATATTAAGCCAAAATCGAGTTTTTCCTCACTTGCGTCTTCTTTCCAAATTTATCCTCACATCATAATGAGAAATAGTTTAAGAAATAATGAGTTTTGAAGGGTTGATATATCAATTACTGAATATTTTGACGATGATCAGTAACCCATTTAAGTCTAGTTTAGAGAAAGagacattttcctttattttttatcttctttcccTGAGTTGTAATAGAAGCTCTAGCAAGCTTCTCCCCTAGCTTTCTAATTGCTGATGACACTTCTCATTTTTCCCAAGTTCCCATTCCTAGGAATTTggtttcttaaaatattttgatggaaaagtcTTGATATCAATTGAAAAATACAAAGGCTGAGGACGGTCAAGCTAATGTAACGTGGGTTTCACCAGGACACCAAAATGGCACGGACCCCTAATTAAATCGCATATTAATAACGTTATCTATACTAATATACTAAGCCAAAACACGCACCCTCAAGCATATAACCAATCTCTACCCACCATCATGTCCCACTAAACTATTCCACATTAGTTTTTGCAATAACTATGTAATTTTTTAGCGCAAACATTAATACACGAGGTATGTCTTCAAAACAAAGATGCAATCGAACTTGCACTACTACTAATACTAATTGAGCTTCTTGGCGATAAGTAGAAATAACATCCTCAGTGAATCTTATACAAAGCTAAAAGGCTCCTAAGTCAGATCCAAAAATCCAAACACTTTAAGAATCAGACAAATCTTTGTCAGCTTGAGACAGAGCAGATCTTTTCTCCTTCAACAAAACAGCAACCTTAAGTTGGGCTGACAAATAGAGAGCTTTTAAAAGCTCTATCTAACATTTGCGGTTGTCTCTCCGCTGCTTACAATTATCTACACATAGTAGTTAATATTGAGAGAAGTATGTACGTGCTTGTCTAAATCGTGCATAGGCATAATATACACCTTGTTGATTGGTTGAAGATTCCAACCCGCTGGTCAAATCATTTTGACGTGTATAAGACCGAGTATTGAGGAAAATCTTCTTTTAGCTTATTGGTAGGTTGATTTAAATGATTGACAAAAAAACTACTCATttcaaataacattttgcaTAATTATATAATCGGAATGTATTTGAATCATTCAAGTAGAATCttgtcattttaattaatttgatgcATTTCAACGATTTTTGCATTTGAACCCTTTAAAACTTTAAACTGCGATGGTTTATTCCCACATGTCATTATGACAGGTTCATTCAATGTTCAAAATCACTTCTTCTTATTTATGATGACACTAAGGTACTTTTATGGGCATGGGATTGACTCATCCAAAACAACATTCTTGTTTTAAGGAAAGGAATTATTATGTATTGTAGTATAATgctcgaaaataaaataaaaaatcactttAATATTATAGCTGATAAGCTGGCCATGGAATCATTGGAGAGTGATCATCCCTATCCATACGGGAAAATAGAGGTGAGggatttgaattctcattttctcaaggaAGTTGGAGTTGAGACATTTAATTTTAGATATAGGTATCGATTTCCACGCCTTGCAAAGAAGTATGATAAAAACTTGAGAGTGAGTTGAAAGTTAAAGTGGGATtaactaaattatatttaattaaaaaaaatctgatCACGGATTTTCCATGTGGAGCTACCCAAATTCATTCCTAAGAAAGTGACCAAGGAAAGGGGCTCGTTGTCTTTCTGATCCAAGCTTGTCTATAGAgttttatcaagaaaaaggaaaagaaagggcaaaataggaaaaatgggAAGTTTATACAtagattttatttccttttccttatttatttgttaatctTCTTATTTATTGCTAAGCAGGATGCACTGTACATCTTAGTCATCTCAGGTGTCCCGGGCTGTTTAATAATTGTCTGTCCCAccaatttctttcaattaaggCTTCGTGTAGGAAACATGTCATCACTCATGAGTTTCACAcgtaaactaatttttgtcaGATGATAAAAAGGACCCCATCGTTTGGGATGAGTTACCACTCTACTAAATAGCCTCATCTTGCAAAATGACAATTTTGAATCCAGAATAGTTCAGATGTCCGGGACCTATGTATCTCCAcagaagaaaattttagagGTGTTGAATGAGCTTTTATTGGCTTAGCCAACCTTAAAGAGGCGTCCAGTGAAGTTGTCGAAATGCACTCGAGCTGTGTTTGAGAATATGCTCAACGGAGATGTTTCTTTCTTGGAATTAACTGTTGTTCGAATCAAAAGTGGAGCCCAAGGTGCAGGCAAGTTATTTCTTTTGTCTCGCTGATTCTTCCTCGTATGTGTCCTTGTAATGGCTCATTTCAGATCTGATCTTTCTTTGCCTTAGCTAATCTCACTCGCTGATTATTTAAATGACTGCCGTGAATCCCATGAATATGTTGTCATGACAGTGCTAAGGAGAATCCAGCTGAATAAAGATATTACTGAGTGATATTGCAGTGATTCTTATTATATCCTATTGAACAGGTATTATTACACTTGTGTCAGGTGATGGCAAATCAGTTTAACTCTGGCAATCCAATAAACAACCCGGTCTCAACATCTGTACTCCGGCTGCTCCGGCTATGTAGTGCTGCTGCTCTCGGATGAGCTGTTGACTGCCCAGGATTTGCAAGACACTGAAATcggaagagaggaaaaaaagaccCCAAATGCTTTTAAATTGAATGAAATAATAAATGCAATTGAATGGCAATGGAGGACCTGGAAACCTTCACTGAATTAAAATGAGTAAAAGCTTCAACACAATTTGAGATTTACAAGTAGTAAACAAGTCTTTCACTGGATCTAATTAGGTGATGAAGCATCAATCAATCCACTCAGATCTATTAATGATCACTGGGAAATTTCAGTTTTTCCCAACATCTGACCCTGGAAGAGGTTCTCTCCTACGttgtcgcaaaaaaaaaaaaaactttaaaagtGGCTAGCTACACCAGACATGACTACAAGCTTTGCTTTCACATACAGTTCATGTCTAAAGCACATACTAATATCTCACGACAGTAATATCCtctatattgtaattttttcaacAAGGTTCCTATTTCAAGGctattagtttttttatttagtatCCCCTAAACAGGTCAACTAATGGTTACAAATTCATAAAAAGACACAGAAACTTTCAGTCCTTCTACAATCCCGTGTTAGAAGCATAGAATTGTACCTGATAATAGTAAGTAGGGAAGTAGTTTTCTCAACATTGATTACTCAGAAACATTGTACTACTGAATTTTATTACCGAATCGGCAATTACTATCTGATATTTTCACTAGGAAAATTCAATATTTCCCAAAAGCTAACTCCAGATTTGGTTCTCTTCtgttctccaaaaaaaaaaaaagctaaacaGAAAGATTGAAGAGTGATTAGGTACGCCAAATGTGATCACTAAGAACTTTGGATCCATCTAAAAGTCCCCAGTTGGAAAACACAATATATTCTTCAGTGAAAACAATATTTCAACACAGTGGTATTTCACAAGTAGGTTGGTAACTTAGTGCTGGTAACCTTTGTTTTGAAGTCGGTAACATTCCAAGCATATCAAGTAATGGTCATGGAAGCACAGAAAGACACTACAGTCCTACAGTCCCATACATAGTCGTATCTCTTGATCGTAATTCCCCTAATATTTGTTTTCCCTACAGGAGTTAGTAACTCTGTATTACTAACTTCTATTATGGAGTCAATCACTGCCTTAACAGATCAAGTGAGGGAGCATAGAATAACACAAAGATTTGAGTGTCTACAGTTccatgtaaaaaagaaaagtagaattGTAGCTTGTGACAGTAAATTTCAAAGTGCGGTGGTAATTATCTAAACATGGATTAGTATTTTAGTGCTAGTAATGAGTTTTGAGCAGATCATACAGTCTCAAGATCATAGAATTCTTTGGTGATGTTCAACATATCTGCTCATTCTAACTTATGCTATCAAGAAACAGAACTTCTCACAGATAGAGAAAGTTCAGTATAAATACAGGTACAAAACCCTGAAATTTAGCATCTCTCCTTATGCATAGTCCTTTTCATAAAAACTGATCATGCAGCAGTACTCTTCAAAGGTTTTAACCAGGACTAGTAGAGAGCAAGACAAAGCCATAACCAGCACCTTTAACCAGTAAATTAAACTGTTCAGCACATAATCTACAAATATAGGTTTGATGGACAAAAGCAACAAGCTTCTTCACCACACAAGCCTATTAGAAAGGGCAAAAAACATTCTTAATCATTAAAGATCTCTCTCTGGTCTTAGCAGATCATAAAACTGCTCTGCTAGATCATAAATGAAATTCATTGAGAGATTCTATTGTAGGTAAGGTTGTGGCAAGTGGTTAATTTTATGCACAGAAGAGTGATGATGCATGGCAAGTAGTAGGAAAGCAATAACAGCATAGATGGGAAAGAGGGTTCACCTTTGCAAGAAGCTTTGCATTCTCTTCTTTCAGAGACCTCTCCTGAATTACACCAAACAAAGTGGCTAGATTAATATAACCAGGAATTTAACAGTACCTGACGAGATTGGACAAGCATTCATCATATTCCCCCACTTACCTTTGCTTGTAAGTGCTGTATCTGATCATCGAATAATTGCGCCTGTAAAAGAGATCCAAACATTTTAACTTTCGTGTATGCGCAAGTTGTCCACGTACCTTTATTAGTAAAAGGTAACAAAAAGAATTGAGAAAATATGTTGAGAAGATGCACGATAGAAATGAAAGGTCAATGCTTTGCAACTTGTCTAGTAAACACAGTTAAAGGGTGAAGTTGTAGACAGAAATCAGCAAGGTTAATAACTAAGAAACTTGCAGAATTCTATTGTCCGTGCTAAAGAAtacgtcttttttttttttttttttttttttttttcctgttggTAAGTTTCAATTTGTGATAATAAATGTCAAGAAACTATTGGTAAAAAATAAGCGGTAACTTTTTTCCATGCAAATTACTGGTAAATCAACAACACTTTTATAAAGTTCCAGATTTTTTCATAGGTTATGAACTAccaaattttgactaatttacCAACTTCTATTTTCATGacttattaaaaattttgagtttatctgaaattatcaactaattttggattatcaattttcatttgactTACCACTGTTTgacttttcttacttttaccagCCTTCATATTGAATTACCAACTTGTATTTACCATGGTTCGCAagccctttcatttattaactCTTTTTAGAGATTACTTACTTAACGCGATTACGAATTTTTACCTTATACTGTGGAGCTACTGACTCTTATTTAAGTTATATGAccatatttattttgctttttcagTTTGCTAACTCTTTTATCATTTACAAGCCTTCAGTTGTATTTCTTAGCAACACTTCAAGTTTACCAACTCTTTTTGGAAATCACTAACCTTAATTAAAACGAATTACGGAGTTTTCTCCAATGAAGTTAGCAGCTAATTTTGCATTATATTTAGCAAGTGTATTTTTCTTGGAATAATGATAGGGTGAGTCCTAAAACTCGTCAATATTGTGcatttaattctaaaacttgcCACTATCAGTCCATTCAGTCATTTCTTGCCAACTCTAATGTGAAATCACTAACTTTAATTTAAGTGATTATCAACTGATTGACAAGTCAAATGCCAACTTGAACATAGTCAGTTCCCACGAGTGCCACATTAACAATTTATGTTAATCCATTTAACAGAAGGATTATattactttaattttaaaaagtatattgttcacattgaacaaaagaaaaagttcaaggtctagattgaatattttttatagattgaatatttCGTAAAAGTGCAAGCACCGGTGGTGTCACTACCGTTTTCATGTAATGGTTGGTACGTTTTAAGGTATTGGTAggtaaagtaaataaaaagttGGTGATAGACCAgggcagcttttttttttttttgggggcgcGGGGGAGGGGTTCAATGATAAGAGAAGTTAGTCATTCAACAAATCCACATAAACTCGATAACTaatcaaataagagttggttccgacccaaaaaaaaaatcaaaatcaaataagagttggtGTGTACAATAGTTGATaacttatttggaaaaaaaaattagccattGCCATGATTAAGATTGGTAACTTCTAATTGGGTTCGTTagtaaggcaaataaaaattggtaactcaatagaaaagttcataattctttcataaagaaaaccaaataaaCGTTGATAAGTTGCAAATATCCAAACAAACTTCGATAATCGTAAATCAAACTAATCATAAACCTAATTACAGAAGAATTTATAAGGTACACAAACAAAGTTGGTAAATTCATATAAGAGATTTAGAGAAGTTTGTGAGAGACAAACAAAAGTTAGCAATCGAtaataaaagtttataaattaagaaaaaataaataaatattggtaagtAAGTCACACAGAAGTTGGTAACCCCAGAAAGTAATTAAATCAAAACAATGAGTTGataatttattcaaataaatattggaaattttaTATAAGAGCAATAAAAATTAcataattagtaaaaaaaaatcaaagaaaatttgattaaaataaaagaaaaaatgattgtttgcaCATTTTCAAAAGGAGTTGGTGATTTCATAAAAGTGTTAGTAAGTTGCCAATAACTTACTTAGGAATCTAGTGACCGGAAATCGCTTTTGCCAGTTTTTTTGTCATGTACAACTCTTTTTGAAATTAACCAGCCCTAAAATATCCAATTATTTCGGAAAAGGAACAGTAGAGTCATCCAAATAACTCGGGAAAAAGTAATGATAAAAAATAACCATGATCTTATCCTTGTTTATTGGAAAAAGAGTACAGGTCAATGACAATGAAGATAAATTGATTCTCTCCTTTCACACGCCAAGTTTAGCGTGTTTAGTCTATTCAGTTTCAATCTTACAATGCAATCGCAGTCTCTAACGAAATTGGTGTTTCGGTTCATGTATTCATTAAGTCAGTCTTGTTAGTTACCCTGCCTACTTGATGAAAAGCTCTCAAAACATCTTTAGGCACATGGAAAATGACAAATATGCCAAAGACGCATGTACCTTTCTTGCCCTAATGCTGCTCAAACTTCGCTCGAGCTGATCCCCTATCATTTGGATTTCGTCAATGGAACAAGATCCAAGACATTCTCCTGATAGCTTCctgatgagaaaaagaaaaggagtaccATAGTTTAGCAAATTCGATATCAAGAACTCATTTCAATCCACAATTTAAAAGAGAGAAGTCTCAAAATTGGTTGACCGTAGAGACACTTCAAGAAGCTCAATCTTCCTCTCCATATCTGTGGTTTCTTGCTTCAAATGCTGCACATTATGGAGATTGTCATATTTATGGATCCAGTGAACAGAGCAATACAAACTGAACATATGCAAAATCATGTAATGGATAAAACCAATCACAGTGAACAAATCTGTAACACCACGGGATCCTGAAAAATTAAGATTGCTACTACAAGAACCCTAATGTTCTTGCAATTTCTGTAGCTGGACAATGTAAACCATAGTCGTCAATTCTATGGCCCACCACCTCAGTAATTCTTGAGATCAAGAATAGGGTTCTTATCAAGAACACGATGTCATATTATTACAACGTGCAAATACATATATACGGTTCACACCAACCGTCACTTTTAAAACTTCCTTCAAAAAAACAATAAGATGTAAATGCCCAAGGAGGGCATGTTTTCGAGGTATCAAGTGGTAGATGATGAGTGGAATTTCAGAAGCTGAAGCCATTTTAGAGGACCAGTTAATGTCCTGAGGACATGCGATTAATGATATTACAAGTCCTTTATCTAACCATAATAGCACTTTGATAGCACAGTTTTGAAGGCTCTCTCAAATTATTCCCTCGTGTACTAGACTAACAAATCTGATGAGATACTTAACTTTTGCTGTAAAGAATAAAATTGGGATGAGTTTTCTAGAATTGGGTTCATGAGAGATGTTTACACTTAAAGAATAATTCCAGACATGTTAAGACTTGTCACCTATATTTGTTCACTAAGTGATGCTGTAGATTCCTGATAGATACTTAAATGAGTTCATTAACTTAAATATCACTTATGCAATGCCACATCGCTTAGTAAACCAATGTAGAAAGTATCCCCAGTAATACTCATGCTCAAGAACCATGAAGCATCTCTCATGTACCAAAGCACATGTATCCCATATATATTTAACATTGTGaaccttcaattttttaaagtgaAACGGGTACTCCTATGACTCAGCCAAAAGATGTAACCATGAATGTGCCTTCCATGTTAATGTCCCCATTAATGGAGATATACTATTGATGCAGACAAAAAGATTTGCCAAgttgatatttgaaatattaatGTCTTGACCTAGCTTCGGTGATGATGGATGTTATAAAAATCAACAGCtcaaataaaactaaaaaatgatTAGGATTCTTTTTCTAGTTGAATTAGCGACTGAATCAATAAAGGTTTTGAGTAGTGTTTGGATTTAATGAAATTCATTATTCCAGTAGTTGGACAGTGTGTTTTTTGTACAGATGTCTCCTATTTCAATCAAGTTTTTCATTAAGTAAGAGCAGGAATTTAGCAATAATTTATATAGATGATTGTAATTCTGTCCATCCATAAAGTTGATGAATATTATCAATTTTTAGCAATTTCTGCTTTGAATTTGTGATGCGATAATACTTTCACGTGTGATGCCCAAGAAACCCTATTTGTGATGCTTAGGAAGTTTTATGTCTGATGCCTAAAAAATTTTACCCATTTTGAGTTGCCGTTCATTGAAAATTGTCTACAATTCCTGTTTGTTGAGCTCACTGCTTTGGGAGATATCATCCTATGTATCAATTTGGTATCATGGTAGAGACGATATGTCCTGAGTATTGAGCTTCAAAGAGAACATGAAGATAATAACGGGTCAAAACAAGTAAGTTTCTTTTGGCATCATATCTACACTTTCTAAGCATCTCACCTAGGGTTTCATAAGTTTCACACTTCAGAGAACCATTCCACAGCTCAAGAAGGAGTTACAATCTCCCATGTAAACCCCTCTAGGATTGATCATACTCCTAATTCAGATAGGATGACtccaaaaatgaaatagaattgAAATAGAATTCACCTATACAAGAAACTCAATATCCCATTTGTGACATACgtagaaaatttaataaaatccgACAGTACTCAAATCCCAATTGAGAAGACTATCATAAAAATTCAACTAAAAGAAGAATCCAAATCCTAGTTGTCACAAGCCCGTATCAAAGCTTTGTAAAAACATCGGCTTGTTTGGCCTTCATTAGTGGCTATAGTTAATGATTTATCTTCAATATAATAGAAATCATTACAACAAACTTGAACAGAAATTGATTCAGAAGTTTGAAATAACATATTGAGAATTGAGGTCATATCTTTTCATCTCTTGCAATGAAATAACACTTGTAGAGTGGCAGATCACTTCGTCAACCAGTTTAGAAAGTATCCCTAGAAATCCTCATGCTTAAGAACCATGAAGCATCT
The sequence above is drawn from the Eucalyptus grandis isolate ANBG69807.140 chromosome 11, ASM1654582v1, whole genome shotgun sequence genome and encodes:
- the LOC104424379 gene encoding MADS-box protein SOC1-like isoform X1; translated protein: MVRGKIQLRRIENTTSRQVTFSKRRNGLLKKAYELSVLCDAEVAVIIFSQKGRLYEFSSNSEIQKTIDRYRRSTYDMDTYKTNLDQCILHLKQETTDMERKIELLEVSLRKLSGECLGSCSIDEIQMIGDQLERSLSSIRARKAQLFDDQIQHLQAKERSLKEENAKLLAKCLANPGQSTAHPRAAALHSRSSRSTDVETGLFIGLPELN
- the LOC104424379 gene encoding MADS-box protein SOC1-like isoform X2 codes for the protein MVRGKIQLRRIENTTSRQVTFSKRRNGLLKKAYELSVLCDAEVAVIIFSQKGRLYEFSSNSEIQKTIDRYRRSTYDMDTYKTNLDQCILHLKQETTDMERKIELLEVSLRKLSGECLGSCSIDEIQMIGDQLERSLSSIRARKAQLFDDQIQHLQAKERSLKEENAKLLAKVLVMALSCSLLVLVKTFEEYCCMISFYEKDYA